A window of Nocardia arthritidis genomic DNA:
GCCAGGTAGCGGGAATTCGGTCCGATACGACTACAACGGCGTCAGGGTAATCGTCAACCGTGATGTTCCCTGGAAATCGACAACCTACTACCCAAGCAGGTGATTATGGCAGACGAGCTCGAAGTATCGATACGGGCCGCATTTGCGGAGAACGAGCTCGACGAGCTGGCGTCTTGCCGTCATGAGGTGAACGAGTTCCGGTCCTTCGGTGCGCTCGATCTTCTTGTCAGTTGGGCGTTGCATGTCGACAAAATTGACACCGATCGGTTCAGGAGTGCGGACGATCGGCGCGTTTGGGGTGGTTACGATCTCGTGGCGGCCATGTCTATGCGCGACTTCTTGGCGGGGTGTATCGATCGTCTGCCGGAGCCGTTGCGTGCCAAGGTGATCGGGATCGCCGACAAGTATGATCAGCGATTTCTTTCGGTTACCGTCGCTGATGACGATGGTTTGATGAGGCGATTCACGGATGGTGAATTGTCCTCGGCTCCGTGGTGGTGGCATCGGATTCCGGACCGGGGGCCCACGTTCGAAGAGTTGGCGAAATAGGGCGGGGAGGCTTCGGTGTCGGGCGATTCAGGATTGATCGGGTGATGGTGCCTTGCGGAGGTGGTCGTAGCCGACGGTCGCTAGGAGGCCGATTGCGAGGGCGATGGCCAGGCCGATCGCGCACATGGTGAGGGCTCGGGTGAGGCCGGCGGTCATACGTGCGTCGAAGTAGAGGATTGCGCGGATGCCCAGGAAGACCTGGTGCATGGGTTCGAATTGGGCCAGGGCGCCGTAGAGGCGGGGGGTTGCTTGGATGGGCATGATGCCGCCGGAGGATGGCAGGCCTAGCGCTATGAACAGGATCATGTTGATCGGCATGCCGATGGTGTTCAGTACCGGGGCGCGCAGCATGGTCGCGATGGTGGACACCAGGGTCAGGTTCGCTATCGCGGTCATGCCGATGGCCAGTGAGGCGAGCGCGCTGTAGAGGTAGAGCGTCAGGCGGTGGTCGATCGGCATGCCGAGCGCGGTCGCTATCAGCTGGTACAGGCCCGCCATGGTCAGCGCCATGACTGCGGCGAGCGCCCATTTGTAGAGCAGCACTCGCCAGCGGGAGATGTCGGGGCGGTTGGCGACGGCGGCGTCGATGCCGAGGTTGATCATCATGCTGCCGGTGAATCCGGCGAACACCACCAGCAGGGTGTAGTAGAAGGCGGATATGCCGTTCGCCGTGCCTGCGGGCAGCGGGCGGTATTGGGTGGTCGCGACCTGAACCGGGTTGGTGAGGGCCGTCAGTGCCGCGTCGGACGGTTGGACCCCGTTCGCGATGGCGTTGGCGCGCACCCCGATGCCGAGCAGTCGGCTGGCATGGTCGAGCGCCGGGGTGACCAGCTGGGTCGCCAGGGTGACCGCCGTGGTGCCAGCGCGGGGGTTGGTGCGGAACTCGACGGTCGGGGGTGGGCCGCCATCGGATGCCGGATTCTCCAGTGCGGTCGCGCGGGCGGTGAAGTCGTCGGGGATGACGATCGCGGCATATACCTCGCCGCGCGACATCAGCGAATCCGCTTGCGCCGCATCGGTTCGCCGGAGCCACACCTGATCTTCGGGGAGTGCGGCGGCGACGGCTTCGGTGAACTGTTCACCGTATGCGCCGTGGTCGGTGCCGACCAGGACCAGCGGGAAGTCGTGCAGATTGCGCTGCGGGTCGAGGATGCTGGCGAGATAGGACAGGGCGAGCAGGCTCAGCAATCCCATGGCGACGACCAATGGGACGGCCCACAGCGTGTGTTGTCCGCCGTTTTTCCCGCTAGGGTTCGTATTGTCGGTCGTCGACGCCACGTCGAGAGGTTATCAGCACACTTGTCGCAATCATGAGTGTGCGCGAGTTGAGCCGATGTCCGGTGTGCGTCGAATCTGCGCGGTGGCCGGGTAGTCGCCGACTCGGGTTCGAGCGGGTGCGCCCGAGTCGTATTGCGGTTCGGCGGCTCGGCATCGAAACCGCCCAGCTCAATGGGCGTCGTCGTCCGCAGACCCGCGCATGGCCGGAGCGGGTGCGGGAGGTACGCCTGGTGGGCGAAGTCGTCGTCAGGCCGCGCATGGCCGGAGCCAATGCGGAGGTACGCCTGGTGGGGCGCTGTGGGCGAAGTCGTCCGCAGACTTCGCCCGGCCGGACCGGATGCGGAGGTACGCCTAGCGGGCGCTGTCGGCGACGCGTCGTCAGATTGCGCATGGCCGGCGCCAATGCGGAGGTACGCCTAGTGGGTGCTGTGGGCGAAGTCGTCCGCAGATTGCGCATGGCCGGCGCCAATGCGGAGGTACGCCTGGTGGGCACTGTCGGCGACGCGTCATCAGACCGCGCATGGCCGGAGTGGATGCGGAGGTACACCTAGTCCGGATGAGGTAAGAAACCGGTGTTCCTGAACACGGTGAGATAGGTGTCGAGCGTCGCGCGATCGATCGGTGGGCATTCGATACCGGTGTCCGCCAATGCGTTTCGGGTGTTGGTGTCGGCCCAGGCGCGATGTCCGGCGAGGATGGCTGTGTTCGGGCTGAGCAGTGCGGCGCGGATCAGCGAGTCGTCGCCGGTGGCACTGCGGTGCGCGGATTGGCGGTCGAGTTCGCTACGTACGGTGTCGAGATCGACGGTGGCGATGGGATATCCGTGTGCGGTGAGTGCGGTGAGCACGTCGCGGATCCGCGTCGGGGTGTGGGTTATCAAGTGGTACACAGTATTCCGGCAAGGATGGGTGGCGATTTCGGCGATCGCTCCGGCCGCGTAGCAGACGGGGACCAGTGCGACCGTCGCATCGCCGACCTCGGGCGCCATGCCGAGCACCGCGGCGGCCCGAATCATATTCCAGAACGAATCATCCGCGCTGTTGACGCCGGTCCTCGGGTCGCCGCAGAGGGTTCCGGGCCGGTAGACGGCGACCGGCAGCCCGCGGTCACCCGCCTGTCGGACGAGTTCCTCGGCGACCCACTTCGAGGTGAGATAACCATTGTCCTGCACCTGATCCGGGCGCATGCGAACATCCTCGGTGATGTCGCCGGTTACCGGTG
This region includes:
- a CDS encoding YhgE/Pip domain-containing protein; translation: MASTTDNTNPSGKNGGQHTLWAVPLVVAMGLLSLLALSYLASILDPQRNLHDFPLVLVGTDHGAYGEQFTEAVAAALPEDQVWLRRTDAAQADSLMSRGEVYAAIVIPDDFTARATALENPASDGGPPPTVEFRTNPRAGTTAVTLATQLVTPALDHASRLLGIGVRANAIANGVQPSDAALTALTNPVQVATTQYRPLPAGTANGISAFYYTLLVVFAGFTGSMMINLGIDAAVANRPDISRWRVLLYKWALAAVMALTMAGLYQLIATALGMPIDHRLTLYLYSALASLAIGMTAIANLTLVSTIATMLRAPVLNTIGMPINMILFIALGLPSSGGIMPIQATPRLYGALAQFEPMHQVFLGIRAILYFDARMTAGLTRALTMCAIGLAIALAIGLLATVGYDHLRKAPSPDQS